One stretch of Limnohabitans sp. DNA includes these proteins:
- a CDS encoding helicase-related protein produces the protein MSSLDKNLANREQMLTRLRAEIVGPDPAGKPVSLVDKQTMTWEEYRIPRMQEDGQEIVWQDPPTKRFGAGILYPLGATEETVVNATETEEAILSNVPEVPHPGLLSGDEKSPFERASSFGAPADEPEEEDVTLANAFRPSAIGVSFLADLASEPEGISIELVNVGRVGLEKTIEQPCGVYAPLTLQLGSSVGKKPTPRKVWLRKPVVDGHGKVPVIHLATSDLLNARRPLRCSIGPAALGLELIVVSRTWHSAPSTVHRLLTISVANKKQVNEAELETQCLFQAGIRVSGLSSSEWIDPYPDSLVADFQASDPLADENVNRVLYRENRTFAIGHGSGADWMSGRPKRVKTVWSDVLPVFETPATSADLQIKDPEGRLVPLRVSMRLLAGLQPNDDGLADIDHLLKEYHAWISSLESTVITIAEPYRPTATELLENCRRCADRIADGLSILRQHDSIGDVARKAFSLTNQAMLVAQLRARQELRLPGHDTSGRLTWSRPVADLDPSVPNERQGYWRPFQIAFLLMSLRGICDPSHRDRTEVDLIWFPTGGGKTEAYLGLTAFTVFFNAITGVSNGGVDVLMRYTLRLLTAQQFQRAATLFCAMEQLRRKDVVALGDRPFRIGLWVGSSATPNKRDDAVAKLQKLRRDPDAENPYVLLRCPWCAAKFGPHQDGPSTEQRGRGRGGRQAASVQVYGYEREHGPSGDTVVFRCRDAACEFGGLPGPGKPPLPIVVIDEDLLDSPPNLLIGTVDKFAMLAWSPAARSIFGLDESGRHRGIPPTLIIQDELHLISGPLGSMVGAYETVIEALCIDPLGGMILPKIVASTATISRAREQIVGLYARSGVMLFPPSGLDAADSFFAREACDEQGRPKPGRLYAGVLAPAHTSLQTSEARVFATLMQHASLLEGDACDLDPWWTLLVFFNSLRELGGAATLFTADTREYLKVILNRHGLDYSRIRQLFHVEELTSRIRGDHIPRLLEQLEVSVTVREGKGATAPNPAPIDACLASNIIEVGVDVPRLSLMAIVGQPKTTSQYIQVSSRVGRDLERPGLVVVIYGQTKPRDRSHYERFRSYHQQLYAQVEPTSVTPFSPPAIDRALHGMIVALVRQLGHRGREADTPDPFPLALGTALRNRIEEIICDRVKAVAPDELTSVMSRLRLRLDQWKAWNPAEYGDFSRSPEHPPLMHPAGRTELAQWDGRSWATMSSLRNVDASCEADLTMHYNNIPGGNP, from the coding sequence ATGTCATCACTAGATAAGAATCTTGCTAACAGAGAGCAGATGCTAACTCGCCTACGGGCCGAGATCGTGGGGCCGGATCCAGCCGGCAAACCTGTATCCCTAGTTGATAAGCAAACGATGACTTGGGAAGAGTACCGGATCCCACGAATGCAAGAGGACGGGCAGGAAATCGTCTGGCAAGACCCCCCAACCAAACGGTTTGGCGCAGGCATCCTTTACCCACTTGGCGCCACCGAAGAGACTGTGGTCAATGCGACTGAGACTGAGGAGGCAATACTTAGCAATGTGCCTGAGGTGCCCCACCCGGGGCTGCTGTCTGGAGATGAAAAATCGCCATTTGAGCGAGCATCTTCATTCGGCGCGCCGGCAGACGAGCCAGAAGAAGAAGACGTCACGCTAGCCAATGCATTTCGACCTTCGGCAATAGGCGTCAGCTTCCTAGCCGATCTGGCATCAGAACCCGAGGGAATCTCTATCGAGCTTGTGAACGTCGGCCGGGTTGGACTAGAGAAAACCATCGAACAACCATGCGGCGTCTATGCACCACTTACTCTTCAGCTGGGCAGCAGTGTCGGTAAGAAGCCGACGCCGCGCAAGGTTTGGCTAAGAAAGCCGGTTGTCGACGGGCATGGCAAAGTGCCGGTCATTCACTTAGCGACGTCAGATCTTCTTAACGCACGCCGTCCTTTGCGGTGCTCGATCGGACCCGCAGCACTCGGACTTGAACTGATCGTCGTTTCACGAACTTGGCATTCAGCACCGAGCACGGTGCACCGGCTACTGACCATTTCAGTTGCCAACAAGAAGCAGGTCAATGAAGCTGAGCTCGAAACTCAGTGCCTCTTTCAGGCTGGAATCCGGGTTAGCGGTTTAAGCAGCAGTGAATGGATCGATCCGTATCCGGACAGTCTGGTCGCTGATTTCCAAGCTTCGGATCCGTTGGCGGACGAAAACGTCAACCGTGTTCTTTACAGGGAAAACCGGACATTTGCCATCGGCCACGGCAGCGGCGCCGACTGGATGAGTGGGCGTCCGAAAAGGGTCAAGACGGTGTGGTCGGACGTCCTGCCTGTTTTCGAGACGCCCGCAACAAGTGCCGATCTCCAGATAAAAGACCCGGAAGGCAGACTTGTACCACTGCGCGTTAGCATGAGATTGCTGGCAGGTCTTCAGCCTAATGACGATGGATTGGCTGACATTGACCATCTGCTGAAGGAGTATCACGCCTGGATTTCTTCACTTGAATCGACGGTAATTACGATTGCAGAACCGTATCGGCCAACAGCAACTGAACTCTTAGAAAATTGCCGTCGATGCGCCGATCGTATTGCCGATGGACTGTCGATTCTGCGGCAGCATGACTCCATAGGAGATGTAGCACGCAAGGCTTTTAGTCTGACAAACCAAGCCATGCTAGTTGCCCAACTACGAGCACGACAAGAATTGCGTCTGCCAGGGCACGACACTAGCGGGAGACTGACTTGGTCACGTCCGGTCGCGGACTTAGATCCATCGGTACCGAACGAGAGGCAAGGCTATTGGCGTCCGTTCCAAATTGCATTTCTACTCATGTCGTTGCGGGGAATATGTGACCCGTCCCATCGCGACAGGACTGAAGTCGACCTCATTTGGTTTCCCACTGGCGGTGGTAAGACGGAGGCATATCTTGGGTTAACCGCCTTCACGGTCTTCTTCAATGCGATAACGGGTGTTTCCAACGGCGGTGTCGATGTACTTATGCGTTACACGCTGCGGCTGCTAACCGCACAACAGTTCCAGCGCGCCGCCACACTCTTTTGCGCGATGGAGCAGCTGAGACGTAAGGATGTAGTCGCCTTAGGAGATAGGCCATTTCGTATCGGGCTTTGGGTGGGCAGTTCTGCTACGCCAAACAAGCGGGACGACGCAGTCGCCAAGCTGCAGAAGCTGCGGAGGGATCCAGACGCAGAGAATCCATACGTGCTGCTCAGATGCCCATGGTGCGCAGCAAAGTTCGGCCCCCACCAAGACGGACCCTCCACAGAACAGCGGGGGCGAGGCAGGGGTGGACGACAAGCGGCAAGTGTCCAAGTGTATGGTTATGAGAGGGAGCACGGTCCTTCCGGTGACACTGTCGTATTCCGCTGCCGTGACGCCGCCTGTGAATTCGGCGGTCTGCCCGGACCCGGAAAGCCTCCTCTGCCGATTGTTGTGATTGATGAGGATCTGCTAGATTCGCCACCCAATCTTCTGATCGGGACAGTAGACAAGTTCGCGATGCTGGCCTGGTCACCGGCGGCAAGGAGCATTTTCGGACTTGATGAATCGGGCCGCCATCGTGGCATCCCGCCCACATTGATCATCCAAGACGAGCTGCACCTGATATCTGGGCCGCTGGGTTCTATGGTTGGCGCCTATGAAACGGTCATAGAGGCGCTGTGCATTGATCCTCTCGGAGGAATGATACTTCCAAAGATTGTTGCATCGACTGCAACGATCAGTCGTGCCCGCGAACAGATTGTGGGTCTGTATGCTCGTTCAGGTGTCATGCTTTTTCCGCCCTCAGGGCTCGATGCTGCCGACTCATTCTTTGCGCGTGAAGCATGCGACGAGCAAGGTAGGCCGAAGCCAGGGAGGCTCTATGCAGGGGTGCTTGCCCCTGCACACACTTCACTACAGACATCTGAAGCCAGGGTTTTCGCAACCTTGATGCAACATGCCTCCCTCCTAGAGGGTGATGCATGCGATCTAGATCCATGGTGGACCCTGCTCGTATTCTTCAACTCCTTGCGAGAACTGGGTGGTGCTGCAACCCTTTTCACCGCTGATACACGTGAATATCTCAAGGTAATCTTGAACCGCCATGGTCTCGATTACTCAAGGATCCGCCAGCTCTTTCACGTCGAGGAGCTGACTAGCCGCATCCGCGGCGACCACATTCCACGCCTGCTGGAGCAACTGGAGGTGTCAGTCACGGTCCGCGAAGGAAAAGGAGCGACAGCCCCCAACCCGGCTCCCATAGACGCGTGTCTTGCGTCAAACATCATCGAAGTGGGAGTGGACGTCCCAAGGCTGTCTCTGATGGCGATCGTTGGGCAACCCAAGACTACGTCACAGTACATACAAGTCTCCAGTCGCGTCGGCCGGGATCTTGAGCGCCCAGGTCTGGTAGTAGTGATCTATGGACAGACGAAACCCCGTGACCGTAGCCACTATGAACGGTTTCGTTCTTACCACCAGCAACTCTACGCCCAAGTTGAGCCGACCAGCGTCACCCCGTTCAGTCCGCCGGCGATCGACCGGGCCCTTCATGGAATGATCGTCGCATTGGTACGGCAGCTCGGTCACAGAGGCCGCGAGGCTGATACACCAGATCCCTTTCCGCTCGCACTTGGCACTGCACTGAGGAATCGGATCGAGGAGATCATCTGCGATCGAGTTAAGGCCGTAGCACCTGATGAGTTAACGTCCGTAATGAGCCGACTCAGGCTGCGCCTTGACCAGTGGAAGGCTTGGAATCCAGCTGAGTATGGGGATTTTTCTAGGTCGCCTGAACACCCGCCCCTGATGCATCCTGCAGGCAGAACGGAACTAGCCCAGTGGGATGGGCGCAGCTGGGCAACGATGTCTTCACTACG
- a CDS encoding NERD domain-containing protein — protein sequence MARMIPPLVSSGAPWGERQLFSRLRDDPMTRDWLVLHSFDIRRHVARAEGEADMLIIAPGLGVLCIEVKGCNVIREDGLWKYSYDPPKTSTVGPFRQASQAAHSIRQYLSHKDRSLGSLLFYSAVLFTEIDFLEKSLEWEPWQIIGRTDFLRQPISAVVTQVLEAAHSQCRARNPKPAWYSNQSRPTLRQLESMLRLLRPNFEYVASSRNDVELAEDAIRRFTEEQFEALDHLDDNRRVIFKGPAGTGKTFLAIEAARRAIFDGRSVALLCFNGLLAMWLKRETAAIGDEAKARSIPFYVGNLSGLMRQVADADVPATADSRFWEIELPGRAVDALLVDDRKTPTFDLLLVDEAQDLLSNPFLDVMELLLRGGLASGQWALFGDFERQAIYADNSAGSGLDRLLRRTADSISTYRLRINCRNATRIAEAVTITCGLSPGYSKILSTTDSADVEPVFYRSTSHQGELLLATITKLLKSFAPAEIIVLSMRSDSSSCVSRLPREQDHWQFNSYRGMPDSGASVRYTSVHAFKGLEAPAIILTDIENVDDEQSKALLYVGMSRARVRLHVFMHERLRSRYDSMVDAGLKAALKGNF from the coding sequence ATGGCAAGGATGATTCCTCCTTTGGTCTCCTCGGGTGCGCCTTGGGGCGAAAGACAGTTATTTTCTAGGCTCCGGGATGATCCCATGACTAGGGACTGGCTGGTACTTCACTCATTCGACATACGTCGCCATGTAGCTCGTGCAGAAGGTGAAGCTGACATGCTCATCATTGCGCCAGGCCTTGGCGTTCTCTGCATCGAAGTGAAGGGCTGCAATGTTATCAGAGAGGATGGGCTCTGGAAGTACTCCTACGATCCACCTAAGACGTCCACAGTAGGCCCGTTCCGTCAGGCGAGTCAAGCCGCACATTCGATTCGACAATACTTATCGCATAAAGATCGGTCCCTCGGTTCTCTTCTTTTCTACTCCGCCGTCCTCTTCACCGAAATCGATTTTTTAGAAAAGTCGCTCGAGTGGGAACCCTGGCAAATAATCGGAAGGACCGACTTTCTAAGGCAACCGATATCGGCAGTTGTGACCCAAGTGCTCGAGGCTGCCCATTCCCAGTGCCGGGCCCGCAATCCAAAACCTGCCTGGTACAGCAACCAGAGCCGTCCCACCCTACGGCAGCTCGAATCCATGCTCCGGCTCCTGCGACCCAACTTCGAATACGTTGCTTCCAGCCGCAATGATGTGGAACTGGCTGAAGATGCCATACGCAGATTCACGGAAGAACAATTCGAAGCACTGGATCACCTTGATGACAACCGTCGAGTCATATTCAAGGGGCCAGCCGGCACGGGCAAGACGTTTCTTGCGATCGAAGCTGCTCGAAGAGCTATTTTCGATGGCCGCAGCGTTGCCTTGTTATGTTTCAACGGTCTTCTAGCCATGTGGCTTAAGAGAGAGACCGCCGCGATCGGAGATGAAGCAAAGGCACGATCTATTCCTTTCTATGTCGGGAACCTTTCAGGACTCATGCGCCAAGTTGCGGATGCCGATGTTCCAGCAACTGCCGACAGCAGGTTCTGGGAAATCGAGCTGCCAGGGCGTGCCGTCGATGCATTACTGGTCGATGATCGCAAAACACCGACCTTCGATCTGCTGCTCGTAGACGAAGCGCAGGACCTGCTGTCAAACCCATTTCTTGATGTTATGGAGCTGCTGCTGCGCGGTGGTCTTGCAAGCGGACAATGGGCACTGTTCGGTGACTTCGAACGACAGGCAATCTACGCCGATAACAGTGCAGGTTCCGGACTTGATCGACTGCTAAGGCGCACCGCGGACAGTATTTCGACATACCGGTTGCGCATCAATTGCCGGAATGCCACTAGGATCGCGGAGGCAGTTACGATTACATGTGGATTGTCACCGGGCTACAGCAAGATCCTCAGTACCACCGATTCAGCAGATGTCGAACCCGTCTTCTACCGAAGCACATCACATCAGGGTGAGCTCCTACTCGCGACCATTACAAAGCTCCTGAAATCCTTTGCGCCAGCAGAGATCATCGTCCTGTCAATGCGTTCCGACTCATCTTCCTGCGTCTCCCGGCTACCTCGCGAACAAGACCACTGGCAATTCAATTCCTATCGAGGAATGCCTGATAGCGGGGCTTCTGTCAGATATACCAGTGTCCATGCGTTCAAGGGACTAGAGGCTCCCGCCATCATCCTTACTGACATCGAAAACGTAGATGACGAACAGTCCAAGGCACTGCTCTATGTCGGCATGTCTCGAGCAAGGGTTCGGCTTCATGTTTTCATGCATGAGCGTCTGCGTTCTAGATACGACTCAATGGTAGATGCGGGCCTCAAAGCAGCACTTAAGGGGAATTTCTGA
- a CDS encoding AIPR family protein, giving the protein MDENLAIFRDGVVKRAIEEFGGRDPEAGFGVVAGQLLEDAEELTDFVASPYRGTGARRRSLGIDGYAFDEVDGSLRLVIVEFSGDKLPVTLTQTTAKTIFGRVIAFVDEALSGNDDHLPADEDPATDLSALMHLHRANITRLRIYLATDALMSDHIRNWPEETVGGIPAEFHIWDIARFHDAFTSSSGREALIVNFKKLVDDGVPCLKASLNQSEYSGYLCVLPGDALARMYEEYGSRLLEGNVRSFLGKAVKVNKAIRETTLRSPEMFFAFNNGIAATATSVETLLTPDGMRLLSATDLQIVNGGQTTASLAHARRKDGAELGGIFVPMKLSVVDAGRSDEMIPKISEFANRQTKVSDSDLFSNHAFHRKMEELSRRIKAPPRAGSQRPTTWFYERAKGQYRIETTKMSPSEKLRFEADNPRRQLITKTDLAKIENSWRQMPHEVSKGAQKNFDVYSRFIVAEWLNNPLQFNDEFFKAVAAHAIVFRDLEQLIPTQTDWYDGGYRANIITFTIAKLIQVISEQGAGRVLNLQSIWRAQAISPALTEQLKVIAKNMYEVITSPEQGIENITEWCKKELAWQRAQQKQAQLLPALAAELVSQTEVQHRMEDAVVVARIDSDIAAITEVVNYKYSNWRKLRDWGIQCKELTPKEDQLLMLAGSSGRVPTSKQAVAILLIRKRLEQAGYQGS; this is encoded by the coding sequence ATGGACGAGAACTTGGCAATATTCCGTGATGGAGTAGTTAAACGCGCAATTGAAGAGTTCGGCGGCCGAGACCCCGAGGCTGGATTCGGCGTTGTTGCAGGGCAATTGTTGGAAGATGCTGAGGAGCTGACTGATTTCGTGGCCAGTCCATACCGCGGCACAGGGGCGAGGCGCAGGAGTCTCGGAATAGACGGATATGCGTTCGATGAGGTGGATGGCTCCTTACGTCTGGTCATTGTCGAGTTCAGCGGGGACAAGCTCCCGGTCACTCTCACGCAGACTACGGCGAAGACCATCTTCGGAAGGGTTATTGCATTTGTCGACGAAGCATTGTCAGGTAACGATGACCACCTTCCAGCAGACGAAGATCCCGCCACAGATCTGTCTGCTTTAATGCATCTGCATAGGGCAAATATCACGAGGTTGCGGATCTATCTGGCGACTGATGCGCTCATGAGCGACCATATCCGTAACTGGCCAGAGGAGACTGTAGGTGGAATTCCTGCCGAGTTCCACATCTGGGATATTGCCCGTTTTCATGACGCATTCACATCTAGTTCAGGGCGCGAGGCCTTGATAGTCAACTTCAAAAAGCTAGTTGATGATGGGGTCCCGTGTCTTAAGGCCAGCCTGAATCAGTCAGAATACAGTGGCTATCTTTGCGTTCTTCCCGGCGATGCCCTGGCTCGTATGTATGAAGAATATGGCAGTCGTCTTCTTGAAGGAAATGTCAGAAGTTTCTTGGGGAAGGCTGTGAAGGTGAACAAGGCTATTCGTGAGACCACCCTGCGTAGCCCCGAGATGTTCTTTGCTTTCAACAACGGGATCGCAGCTACCGCGACTTCGGTCGAAACCTTGCTCACCCCTGATGGCATGAGGCTTCTTTCTGCAACCGACCTGCAGATCGTGAATGGCGGACAGACCACTGCATCTCTGGCACATGCACGTCGAAAAGACGGAGCAGAGCTTGGTGGGATTTTTGTGCCAATGAAGCTTTCTGTTGTGGATGCAGGAAGATCAGATGAGATGATTCCCAAAATCTCTGAGTTTGCAAACAGGCAAACCAAGGTGTCCGACTCAGACCTTTTCTCGAATCACGCTTTTCATAGAAAGATGGAGGAGTTGTCGAGACGGATCAAGGCACCACCGAGGGCAGGATCGCAGAGACCAACGACTTGGTTCTACGAACGCGCAAAAGGCCAGTATCGCATCGAGACGACAAAGATGAGTCCGTCTGAAAAGCTTCGATTTGAAGCCGATAATCCCAGGCGTCAACTCATCACAAAGACAGATTTGGCCAAAATTGAAAACTCTTGGCGACAGATGCCACATGAGGTCAGTAAAGGCGCACAAAAGAACTTTGATGTTTACAGCCGATTTATTGTTGCCGAATGGCTGAACAATCCTCTTCAGTTCAACGATGAGTTTTTCAAGGCAGTAGCTGCACATGCGATTGTGTTCCGCGATCTGGAGCAACTCATTCCAACACAGACTGATTGGTATGACGGTGGCTATCGAGCAAACATCATTACATTCACTATTGCGAAGCTGATCCAAGTAATTTCAGAGCAGGGGGCGGGAAGGGTTTTGAACCTTCAATCCATCTGGCGGGCGCAGGCGATTTCTCCAGCACTAACCGAGCAGCTGAAGGTGATTGCAAAAAACATGTACGAAGTGATTACATCCCCTGAACAGGGGATAGAAAACATCACGGAATGGTGCAAGAAAGAACTGGCTTGGCAGCGTGCTCAACAGAAGCAGGCTCAGCTGCTGCCGGCGTTGGCAGCAGAGCTTGTGTCTCAGACAGAAGTTCAGCATCGCATGGAGGACGCCGTTGTAGTTGCACGCATTGACTCGGATATTGCTGCAATCACGGAGGTAGTGAACTACAAATATTCGAATTGGCGAAAGCTTCGTGATTGGGGAATTCAATGCAAGGAGCTGACTCCAAAGGAAGACCAACTTTTGATGTTGGCTGGCTCATCTGGTCGGGTTCCAACTTCCAAGCAAGCAGTGGCAATTCTCCTGATTCGCAAACGTCTAGAGCAGGCGGGCTACCAAGGTAGTTAG
- a CDS encoding DNA cytosine methyltransferase: MSGLARHTQKMTYKIIDLFAGPGGLGEGFATYKKGTIFDIALSAEMESSAHQTLTLRSFFRKIQGDQKALNAYYSFCESADSPHPRDLFPLAWKAASAEAHQLTLGNPEHNQQLDALLKQAKLREDETVLIGGPPCQAYSLVGRARNMGKQDYIAENDHRHFLYKEYLRILHRSRPAVFVMENVKGILSAKVGGKLVFHDILRDLTDPGQALGKRDGARYTIHSLVSPAKFVHGDDPEELDASEFVIKAEKFGIPQARHRVILLGVREDLGYDGKKFLRESDPLCVEDAFSGMPLLRSKLSTSDSDKGWCEAVLSNANMLYKDAIAQRMGTLAEELKAGMLRMNGSLATGALRFPRHNAFHGQTTFHKWVTDPRLNVWLNHEARSHMSSDLARYYFTAVFGKTFNRSPKGHHDFSLKGLAPDHANWESGKFADRFRVQLQKAPSTTVTSHIAKDGHYFIHPDPRQCRSLTVREAARLQTFPDNYFFQGNRTQQYHQVGNAVPSLLANQIAHVVNLIVSGA, from the coding sequence ATGAGTGGACTTGCGCGCCATACCCAAAAAATGACATACAAAATCATCGATCTCTTTGCAGGCCCAGGCGGTCTTGGAGAGGGCTTTGCAACCTACAAGAAGGGCACCATTTTTGACATTGCACTGTCTGCAGAAATGGAATCCAGTGCTCACCAAACACTCACTCTGCGTAGCTTCTTTCGCAAGATACAGGGCGATCAAAAGGCACTGAATGCCTATTACAGTTTCTGCGAATCAGCGGATTCACCGCACCCGCGCGATCTTTTCCCACTTGCGTGGAAGGCTGCAAGCGCAGAGGCACACCAATTGACGCTTGGCAATCCAGAACACAACCAGCAACTGGATGCTCTACTTAAACAAGCAAAACTGCGTGAAGATGAGACTGTGCTGATCGGCGGGCCCCCTTGTCAGGCCTACTCGCTTGTGGGACGCGCCCGCAACATGGGCAAGCAGGACTACATAGCGGAAAACGATCACCGTCACTTTCTGTACAAAGAATATTTGCGCATCTTGCATCGCAGCCGACCTGCAGTTTTCGTGATGGAAAACGTGAAAGGTATTCTTTCAGCGAAGGTGGGCGGCAAACTCGTCTTTCACGACATTCTCAGAGACCTGACGGACCCGGGCCAAGCGCTTGGCAAAAGAGACGGTGCGCGATACACCATTCACTCACTTGTTTCACCTGCGAAATTCGTGCATGGTGACGACCCCGAAGAACTGGATGCCAGTGAATTCGTTATCAAAGCAGAAAAATTTGGAATTCCACAGGCAAGACATCGCGTGATTTTGCTAGGCGTGCGAGAGGACCTTGGCTACGACGGAAAAAAATTCTTACGGGAATCTGATCCGCTTTGTGTTGAAGATGCATTTTCAGGAATGCCACTTTTACGTAGCAAACTCAGCACAAGCGACAGCGATAAAGGATGGTGTGAAGCGGTTCTTAGCAACGCCAATATGCTCTACAAAGATGCTATTGCACAGCGCATGGGCACGCTGGCTGAAGAACTTAAAGCGGGGATGCTTCGCATGAACGGAAGTCTCGCAACAGGAGCGCTCAGATTTCCCCGCCACAACGCCTTTCATGGGCAGACAACATTTCACAAATGGGTAACCGATCCAAGGCTCAACGTTTGGCTGAACCATGAGGCACGCTCACACATGTCCAGTGACCTTGCCCGCTACTATTTCACCGCCGTTTTCGGCAAGACCTTCAACCGGTCACCCAAGGGCCACCATGATTTTTCACTCAAAGGTCTTGCCCCTGACCATGCTAACTGGGAATCAGGCAAGTTCGCTGATCGATTTAGAGTGCAGCTACAGAAGGCACCAAGTACGACTGTGACTAGCCACATCGCCAAAGACGGCCACTACTTCATTCATCCTGACCCCCGGCAATGTCGCAGCCTCACGGTAAGAGAGGCGGCAAGACTACAGACATTCCCGGACAACTATTTCTTCCAAGGAAATCGGACTCAGCAATACCACCAAGTCGGGAATGCGGTGCCATCGCTGCTTGCTAACCAGATTGCTCATGTAGTGAACTTGATAGTGTCAGGCGCGTAA
- a CDS encoding dienelactone hydrolase family protein: protein MRSILIGLMACLSACVWAASEQVSFPGAVGAGFPVQEKVTATLQWPAAAQRPVPAVVILHGSGGIDGRGAFHAQALNKSGIATLELFMFPQGGRFKGGHTTTLTHAYGALRFLASHPAVDSKKIGVMGFSWGGNLALRTASKQTHRSFFADGQPAFAAHAAYYGVWWAHEKLAKEAATVGVYAELTGAPVLLVSGGKDDYGPPDAAQLFYNALPASASALMTLQHYPGATHGFDSPAGSDRLIFDPTAHQGKGGQVRFYRDADAAEDARSKTLAFFLKAFTGEVR from the coding sequence ATGCGATCCATCTTGATTGGGCTGATGGCGTGCCTGTCAGCGTGTGTTTGGGCAGCCTCTGAGCAAGTGTCGTTCCCAGGTGCCGTAGGTGCCGGGTTCCCTGTACAAGAGAAGGTCACCGCCACCTTGCAATGGCCTGCAGCTGCTCAGCGGCCTGTGCCAGCGGTGGTCATCCTGCATGGCAGCGGCGGCATAGACGGACGCGGCGCGTTTCACGCGCAAGCCCTGAACAAGTCAGGCATCGCGACACTGGAACTCTTCATGTTTCCGCAGGGCGGGCGCTTCAAGGGCGGCCACACCACCACGTTGACGCATGCTTATGGCGCTCTGCGGTTTTTGGCCAGCCACCCAGCGGTGGATTCAAAGAAAATCGGCGTGATGGGTTTTTCGTGGGGTGGTAACTTGGCGCTGCGCACTGCGTCCAAGCAAACGCACCGCAGCTTCTTTGCAGATGGTCAACCAGCATTTGCCGCGCACGCGGCGTACTACGGGGTCTGGTGGGCGCACGAGAAGCTTGCCAAGGAAGCCGCCACGGTTGGGGTGTATGCCGAGCTGACCGGCGCCCCCGTCCTGCTGGTCTCGGGCGGCAAAGACGACTACGGCCCGCCGGACGCGGCTCAATTGTTCTACAACGCCCTGCCCGCATCAGCCAGCGCATTGATGACCCTGCAGCACTACCCCGGTGCCACCCACGGATTCGACTCGCCTGCAGGGTCCGACCGTTTGATCTTCGACCCCACAGCCCATCAGGGTAAAGGCGGACAGGTGCGCTTCTATCGCGATGCAGATGCCGCCGAGGATGCACGCAGCAAGACACTGGCATTTTTCCTCAAAGCCTTCACCGGTGAGGTACGCTGA